CCTCCTCCCAGAGTCGCCGCTGGGCACATTAGCGCGCTTTGAACACTTTGCCGATGACGGTGAGGGCACAATCCAACCCGGCGGTAACGTCACCGAAGGTGAGGGGTCCGAAATGGTTGATCTTGTCGATGGATTCGGCGAGCCGGGTGATCTTGTTCGCCTGATGGGCATCACAATCGCAGAGGTGTCCGCCGATCGGGTGTCCGGCACCATGCGGGTCGAGGGAAACACCCAGCCATATGGCCTGCTCCATGGTGGGGCGTCCTGTGTGCTGGCCGAGACGCTGGGTTCGCTGGGCGCCCAGGCGCACGGGCTGACGGTCGGACGGCCGGCCGCCGTAGGGGTGGATATCAATGCCACCCATCACAAAGCGGTACGCGCGGGCGTGGTCACCGGCGTTGCTACCCCAGTTTTCCGGGGCGTGTCCATAGCGACTTATGAGATCATTATCACCGACGAGCCGGGTGATCGCGTGTGTACTGCCCGTATCACCTGTCAGCTGCGTCGTCCCTGATCGACGCAGTTGCGCGTCTTTGAGGGCTACTTAAGCAAATGTGCCTTCCTGGGGTATCCCGTCCCGCACCCTTGACGGTCCGGCATAGGCTTCCGGACGTGACGGACCTTCCATCGGAGTCGCTCGACGACGCGGCGCAGGTGCTTCACCTCGCGCTCGCGGGTGACAGCGATGCGGTCGTCGGCACGTTCGATGCCGTGGTCGACCGGGACGGGGTGGAGGGGGCCTACAACCTGGCCTGGTGCCTCGCCGCCGCGATGGTCGGTGTCGATGTCCCCGCTGGAGCGTGGACATTGGACTTCCCCGGCATCGACCAGGCGGACTACGACGCGCGCTGGGTGGCCCGGTTCGTCAGTGCGTACGCGAACTCGGACATGCCCACCGGTGAGGCGCTCTTCGGTGCCGCGCTCGCCGACGGGCAGCTGCCGGACTGCCTGCTGACGCTGGCCGGGTCCGCCGTCGCCACGTTGAAGCGGCGCGCAGCCTGACCCATGTCCGACCAGAT
This genomic window from Catenuloplanes niger contains:
- a CDS encoding PaaI family thioesterase, producing MEFLLPESPLGTLARFEHFADDGEGTIQPGGNVTEGEGSEMVDLVDGFGEPGDLVRLMGITIAEVSADRVSGTMRVEGNTQPYGLLHGGASCVLAETLGSLGAQAHGLTVGRPAAVGVDINATHHKAVRAGVVTGVATPVFRGVSIATYEIIITDEPGDRVCTARITCQLRRP